A region from the Pseudomonadota bacterium genome encodes:
- a CDS encoding DeoR family transcriptional regulator: MHLRVPRGRQIKAVDIAVHWKASEKTAKRDIAELKEQGTIEHIGSAKKGLYLIKRSK, from the coding sequence ATGCATTTACGTGTTCCGCGGGGCAGGCAAATCAAGGCAGTCGATATTGCCGTACATTGGAAAGCATCTGAAAAAACCGCGAAACGGGATATTGCCGAGCTCAAAGAACAAGGTACAATAGAACATATCGGCTCGGCCAAGAAAGGCCTTTACCTGATAAAGCGAAGTAAATGA
- a CDS encoding anion permease, which translates to MDKKLLRNALIPVIVWIVLVLIPVPQGLQPHAWYYFALFVGVILGLIMEPIPAAAIGVIGVTLAAVLQLISTKPGDAIKWALSGFSNGTVWLIFVAYMFAMGYERTGLGRRIALFLVQWLGKKTLGLGYAIAISDLVLAPFIPSNTARSGGTIYPVIENIPGLYGSEPGETSRKIGSYIMWTALATTCVTSSMFLTGLAPNLLALELVNKTIKVSITWREWFLGFLPMGGLLFILVPYLVYKIYPPEVKSSENVQVWAHDELSKMGKITRNELIMASLAIIALVLWIFGGKWVDATTVALMVLSLMILTGIINWNNLLNHKQAWNVLVWFGTLVTLADGLRLVGFIKWFATITAGMMKGVPIIWMVVLFVAIFFLVHYMFASITAHTTALLPVFLATAMVVPGMPIKLLAMFLCYTLGLMGILTPYATGPSPIYYGSGFISRKEFWTLGFIFGVIFLVVFLIIGIPYLRWYVS; encoded by the coding sequence ATGGACAAGAAATTGCTTAGAAATGCATTGATACCGGTAATTGTATGGATTGTTCTTGTTTTAATACCTGTTCCCCAGGGTTTACAGCCACATGCCTGGTACTATTTTGCTTTATTTGTTGGTGTTATCTTAGGCTTAATCATGGAACCAATACCGGCAGCTGCGATAGGCGTCATCGGCGTTACGTTAGCTGCTGTTTTACAGCTTATCAGCACTAAACCAGGCGACGCTATCAAGTGGGCTCTTTCCGGATTCTCCAATGGCACAGTCTGGCTGATCTTTGTAGCTTACATGTTTGCCATGGGCTACGAGAGAACAGGTCTTGGGCGTCGTATTGCACTGTTTCTGGTACAATGGCTCGGTAAGAAAACATTGGGGCTTGGTTATGCCATTGCCATATCAGACCTTGTTCTGGCGCCTTTCATTCCGTCAAATACCGCACGAAGTGGTGGGACAATCTATCCTGTTATCGAAAACATTCCTGGACTCTATGGTTCAGAACCTGGAGAGACATCCCGTAAGATTGGCTCTTATATCATGTGGACCGCTTTAGCTACTACCTGCGTCACCAGCTCAATGTTTTTAACCGGACTTGCACCCAACCTCCTGGCATTGGAATTGGTGAATAAAACCATTAAGGTGAGCATTACCTGGCGGGAATGGTTTTTAGGTTTTTTGCCGATGGGTGGACTGCTTTTCATATTAGTTCCTTATCTGGTTTATAAGATATATCCACCAGAGGTAAAGTCCAGCGAAAATGTCCAGGTATGGGCTCACGATGAACTGTCTAAGATGGGTAAGATAACACGTAACGAATTAATCATGGCAAGTCTGGCAATCATTGCACTGGTCCTTTGGATTTTTGGTGGCAAATGGGTTGACGCCACTACGGTAGCCTTGATGGTTCTCTCTCTCATGATTCTTACCGGCATCATAAACTGGAACAATTTACTGAACCACAAGCAGGCATGGAATGTGTTGGTATGGTTTGGTACATTGGTCACTCTGGCTGATGGCTTAAGACTTGTAGGATTCATCAAATGGTTCGCAACAATCACGGCAGGGATGATGAAGGGGGTACCGATTATCTGGATGGTGGTTCTGTTCGTTGCGATTTTTTTCTTAGTCCACTACATGTTCGCAAGTATTACAGCACATACTACAGCGCTACTCCCTGTATTTTTAGCAACGGCTATGGTAGTGCCAGGTATGCCTATAAAATTACTCGCTATGTTTCTCTGTTATACGCTTGGGTTGATGGGTATTCTTACCCCCTATGCCACAGGGCCAAGTCCTATTTACTACGGGAGTGGGTTTATAAGTCGTAAGGAGTTCTGGACATTGGGATTTATATTTGGAGTAATCTTCTTGGTAGTGTTTCTGATTATCGGGATTCCCTATTTGAGGTGGTATGTGTCTTAA
- a CDS encoding tartrate dehydrogenase: MHRIAVIPGDGIGKEVVPEGIRVIETVGKSFGIECKWEFFPWGCEYYASHGEMMPSDGLKTLKGFDAIYLGAVGAPDVPDHISLWGLLIPIRRTFCQYVNLRPVRLLKGIISPLRDKRPEDIDFCVVRENNEGEYSNVGGKMYIGTEQEMVIQASIFTRKGVERIIRFAFELAKKRPKKHVTSATKSNGIVFTMPYWDEIFREISQQYPGIKADQYHIDGLTAAIVSHPERFDVLVGSNLFGDILSDLGPALAGSLGVAPSGNLNPERDFPSMFEPVHGSAPDIAGKGIANPIGQIWSGAMMLDHLGYSDAAKMIEKAIEMVLANKNIKTPDLGGMATTEKLGRTIAEVAKELCE, encoded by the coding sequence ATGCATAGGATAGCCGTTATTCCTGGGGATGGTATCGGGAAAGAAGTAGTACCCGAGGGTATCAGGGTCATTGAAACTGTTGGAAAAAGTTTTGGTATCGAATGTAAATGGGAATTTTTTCCATGGGGCTGTGAATATTACGCATCGCATGGCGAGATGATGCCCTCCGACGGATTAAAAACATTAAAAGGATTCGATGCTATCTATCTTGGTGCTGTGGGGGCCCCTGATGTGCCCGATCATATTTCCCTGTGGGGTTTACTCATCCCAATACGAAGGACATTCTGTCAATACGTAAACCTGAGGCCGGTAAGGCTCCTGAAGGGTATCATAAGCCCGTTGAGGGATAAAAGGCCTGAAGATATAGACTTCTGTGTAGTAAGAGAAAACAATGAGGGGGAATACTCTAATGTAGGTGGAAAGATGTATATCGGAACTGAGCAGGAAATGGTGATACAGGCATCTATCTTTACCCGTAAGGGCGTTGAAAGGATAATACGGTTTGCCTTTGAGCTGGCAAAAAAACGACCAAAAAAACATGTCACATCAGCGACGAAGTCGAACGGAATTGTATTTACTATGCCTTACTGGGATGAAATATTCAGAGAAATATCTCAACAATACCCCGGGATAAAAGCCGACCAGTACCACATAGACGGCCTCACAGCAGCCATTGTATCCCATCCTGAGAGGTTCGATGTTCTTGTGGGAAGTAATCTCTTTGGCGACATTCTTTCGGATCTTGGACCGGCTCTTGCGGGAAGCCTTGGCGTTGCTCCATCAGGGAACCTGAACCCTGAACGGGATTTCCCGTCCATGTTTGAGCCTGTCCATGGTTCTGCTCCCGATATAGCAGGTAAGGGCATTGCCAACCCTATCGGTCAGATATGGTCAGGCGCCATGATGCTTGACCATCTTGGTTATAGTGATGCAGCAAAGATGATTGAAAAGGCAATCGAGATGGTGCTGGCCAACAAAAATATTAAAACCCCTGACCTCGGGGGGATGGCAACCACAGAGAAGTTGGGGAGAACTATTGCAGAAGTGGCTAAAGAATTATGTGAATGA